A window of Ruminococcus champanellensis 18P13 = JCM 17042 contains these coding sequences:
- the rplO gene encoding 50S ribosomal protein L15, with translation MKLHELSPAEGSTKATKRIGRGHGSGQGKTAGKGHKGQNARSGGGVRIGFEGGQMPLSRRIPKRGFNNIFATKFAIVNVADLNKFVDGTVVDAELLKASGLIKKEYDGVKVLGNGELTAKLTVKAAKFSQSAIEKIEKAGGKAEVM, from the coding sequence ATGAAGTTACACGAATTATCCCCGGCAGAGGGTTCTACCAAGGCTACCAAGCGCATCGGCAGAGGTCACGGCTCCGGTCAGGGCAAGACTGCTGGTAAGGGCCACAAGGGACAGAATGCACGTTCCGGCGGCGGCGTAAGAATCGGCTTCGAAGGCGGTCAGATGCCTCTGAGCAGACGTATCCCCAAGAGAGGCTTCAACAATATCTTTGCTACAAAGTTTGCAATCGTTAACGTTGCAGATCTGAACAAGTTTGTTGACGGCACCGTTGTGGACGCTGAGCTGCTGAAGGCTTCTGGTCTGATCAAGAAGGAATACGACGGCGTAAAGGTCCTCGGCAATGGCGAGCTGACCGCAAAGCTTACAGTAAAGGCTGCTAAATTCTCACAGAGCGCAATCGAGAAAATCGAGAAAGCTGGCGGGAAAGCAGAGGTGATGTAG